ACGGCTCGAAAATTCTTGAGCAAGTCGCTTCATCCATTCCGCAGCCATTGTCCGCGATTGTGAGTATGTAATGCTCATTTTTTATAAAAGAATTTACAGCGAGCTTTCCGTTGTTTTTTTTGCTAGAAAGAATTGCAGCTTTTGCATTTTGCACAATATTTATAAAAATTTCACGGAAAAGTTTTTCATCAATTAAAAGCCTGTTTCCTTCTCCTTGCAAATTTACAGAAACTTCTATTCCGCAGTTTTCAAATTCCGGCATGAAAAAATTTATTGATTTTTCTATTATTGAGTCAGGCTCAGAAAGTGTCATGTTTACTTTTAAAGGCCGCACTGCAAACAAAAAATCCATTACGATTTTATTCAAGTTCTCGATTTCTTCATTTACAACGGAAAGATATTTTTCCATGAATTTTTCATCAGGAAGTCGACCGTCACCTTCCCTGCATTTTTTTATTGATTTTTGCAAAAGTTGAATATGAATGCTTATTGCGCCAAGTGGATTTTTTATTTCATGTGCAACTGATGCGGCAAGATTTGTCAGGCTCTTTAAACTTTCCATTCTGTGCATCAAAATTTCCTGCTGACGTTTTGCAGTTATGTCTTCAATAAAAATAATTGTTCCTGCGATTTTTCCATCACGCACAAGAGGCAAAATTGAAACAACGATGAACCTTGCTTTATCATCCGCGGAAACTATAGAAAATTCTTCACTTGTATTTGTGTTTTGTTCCTGCGCGCAAAAGGAAATAAAACTTGAAACTTCCTCATCCGCTATAAGATTCCAAACAGGTTCTGATTTTATTTGATGAAGATGAAAAAAATGAAGATAACGTTTTGCAGATTTGTTTATTTTTGTTATGCACCAATTTTTATCAACGATTACAAGTCCTGAAGGAATGCTTTGAATTATCGAATCATATATTTCATTTTCTTCACGGACTGTATTCAAAAGACGCTCAAGCTGTTCATCGGAAAGCTTTGTAATTTTTTCAGATGCTTTTTCAACAAAATCTGTCATTTAAATTCCTCTCAAAAAATCAAGCGAATTTTTTTAGAATTCCATCATTCATATAATTTATGTGCATTAAATTTCTTGCAAGCTCTTCAAGGCAGGCTGAAGGATTCTGATTGAAAATTTCAACATTATTCAATGAAGTTCTAAGTTGTTTTAAAATTTTAAAGGAAACTTCTGAACCTGCGGCGGATGTTTTTAAATTTTCCTGCGATTCAATAATTCCGCGGATAAAAATCTTAAAAAGAATTCTTGGTTCAAATGAAGCGCAAGTTGAAATTATTTTAGGAATGTCGGGAACGTGTCCTTGAGCTACATTGTTAAAAAAGTCAGCTGCGCAAGATTTTACAAGTTCGGGCTTTACTGTTAAAAACGACTGCAAAAATTCCGTTATGCTGCAAAATTCTTTTTCATCATTGAAAACAGGTTCATAGTGAAAAATTCTATTTATGACATTTTTTTGTTGTTCTGGAGAGCGTTCAAAAAAATTGTAAGTGCGGACTCTGGAAAGTATAGTCGGAAGCATTGCGCCACGCTTTGTCGTTGTAAGTATAAAAACTACATTCTCTGGAGGCTCTTCAAGAATTTTCAGCAAGGCATTTCTTGCGCTGTCTGCCATTAAATCTGCGTTTTCAATAATTAAAACTTTTTTTCCATTGCTTGAACT
The window above is part of the uncultured Treponema sp. genome. Proteins encoded here:
- a CDS encoding ATP-binding protein, with the protein product MTDFVEKASEKITKLSDEQLERLLNTVREENEIYDSIIQSIPSGLVIVDKNWCITKINKSAKRYLHFFHLHQIKSEPVWNLIADEEVSSFISFCAQEQNTNTSEEFSIVSADDKARFIVVSILPLVRDGKIAGTIIFIEDITAKRQQEILMHRMESLKSLTNLAASVAHEIKNPLGAISIHIQLLQKSIKKCREGDGRLPDEKFMEKYLSVVNEEIENLNKIVMDFLFAVRPLKVNMTLSEPDSIIEKSINFFMPEFENCGIEVSVNLQGEGNRLLIDEKLFREIFINIVQNAKAAILSSKKNNGKLAVNSFIKNEHYILTIADNGCGMDEATCSRIFEPYYTTKADGTGLGLTTVYKIVKEFRGEITVNSELNEGTVFTVQIPVPQKETMLLEE
- a CDS encoding DNA polymerase III, giving the protein MFENILNQSATKLLQEDIEKKRFPNSILFSGPSSSGKLSCALETARILSCANSGEWNCTCSNCRQHKAMVSQNLLICGAGNRTLEIAAAKKTLISQNIQNTKHLEASRYLYLRAVRKLISKFNSVLWDGDDKLQKFSPLLQNIEEGLEKIQPGRILPDDEELKKILDSIEKDCTKLESSFLYSSLPVLQIRNFSSWAHLSSSNGKKVLIIENADLMADSARNALLKILEEPPENVVFILTTTKRGAMLPTILSRVRTYNFFERSPEQQKNVINRIFHYEPVFNDEKEFCSITEFLQSFLTVKPELVKSCAADFFNNVAQGHVPDIPKIISTCASFEPRILFKIFIRGIIESQENLKTSAAGSEVSFKILKQLRTSLNNVEIFNQNPSACLEELARNLMHINYMNDGILKKFA